The proteins below come from a single Asanoa ferruginea genomic window:
- a CDS encoding alanyl-tRNA editing protein, whose protein sequence is MGVSEHGRTHRLDLIDPTLREWECTVLHSSPDEGIVLDRSAFYPGGGGQPPDHGTLLWQGTQTRIVGTRKGDDLYLLPAEGDPLPPVGTAVTGAVEDGRRTMLMRTHSGLHVLCGVVFRDFGALVTGGNMEPGEARMDFNLPEVPPDFKIKLEELVNTEVTADRAVAVKVLPRDDALALPDIIRTQSNLIPADEQEIRIVDIVGLDVQADGGTHVASTRQIGRIQVVKVESKGKANRRVRVRIAD, encoded by the coding sequence ATGGGCGTTTCCGAACATGGCCGCACACACCGTCTCGACCTGATCGACCCGACGCTGCGCGAGTGGGAGTGCACGGTGCTGCACTCGTCGCCCGACGAGGGCATCGTGCTCGACCGATCGGCCTTCTACCCCGGTGGCGGCGGCCAGCCGCCGGACCACGGCACGCTGCTCTGGCAGGGCACCCAGACCCGGATCGTCGGCACCCGCAAGGGTGACGATCTCTACCTGCTGCCCGCCGAGGGCGACCCGTTGCCGCCGGTCGGCACCGCGGTCACCGGTGCGGTCGAAGACGGCCGCCGCACGATGCTGATGCGCACCCACTCCGGGCTGCACGTGCTCTGCGGCGTGGTGTTCCGCGACTTCGGCGCGCTGGTCACCGGCGGCAACATGGAGCCCGGCGAGGCGCGGATGGACTTCAACCTGCCCGAGGTGCCACCAGACTTCAAGATCAAGCTGGAAGAGCTGGTCAACACCGAGGTCACCGCCGACCGGGCGGTCGCGGTCAAGGTGCTGCCGCGCGACGACGCGCTGGCGCTGCCCGACATCATCCGCACCCAGTCCAACCTGATCCCCGCCGACGAGCAGGAGATCCGCATCGTCGACATCGTCGGGCTCGACGTGCAGGCCGACGGCGGCACCCACGTCGCGTCGACCCGCCAGATCGGCCGGATCCAGGTCGTCAAGGTCGAAAGCAAGGGCAAGGCCAATCGGCGGGTACGCGTCCGCATCGCCGACTGA
- a CDS encoding alpha/beta fold hydrolase: MRDFRWPPPPDGGPRTYGPGPSAPRSGRPTLPEPETELVATPHGVRLERLVTGTGTPTTVFAHGLASGIAVTRPLGSAVDGRKVFFQFRGHGRSDAPKGPWTYADLARDLRAISDLSGATRALGVSLGAGALTRLVADSPDRFDRLVFFLPAVLDLPRPAAVKSRLATLAAAVEAGDVSAVADAISTEIPPNLRGTPAIWAYLRQRIDQLMRDGLAADLASLADEVAIADPTRLGRVTARTLVIGSAGDELHPVAVAERLAAVLPNATLHVYDRPGVVWTERSDLRARISEFLNAPE, from the coding sequence GTGAGGGATTTCCGCTGGCCACCACCGCCCGACGGTGGCCCGCGGACCTACGGCCCCGGCCCGAGCGCACCCCGCAGCGGGCGCCCGACGCTGCCCGAGCCGGAGACAGAACTGGTGGCGACACCACATGGCGTCCGCCTCGAGCGGCTCGTCACCGGCACCGGCACCCCGACCACCGTGTTCGCGCACGGGCTGGCCAGCGGCATCGCGGTGACCCGCCCGCTGGGCAGCGCCGTCGACGGGCGCAAGGTGTTCTTCCAGTTCCGCGGCCACGGTCGCTCCGACGCACCAAAAGGGCCGTGGACCTACGCCGACCTGGCCCGTGACCTGCGGGCCATTTCCGACCTCTCGGGGGCGACCCGGGCGCTCGGGGTGAGCCTCGGCGCCGGCGCGCTGACCCGGCTCGTCGCCGACAGTCCCGACCGGTTCGACCGGCTGGTCTTCTTCCTGCCCGCCGTGCTCGACCTGCCGCGGCCAGCCGCGGTCAAGAGCCGGCTGGCCACCCTGGCCGCCGCTGTCGAGGCGGGTGACGTCTCCGCGGTCGCCGACGCGATCTCCACCGAGATCCCGCCCAACCTGCGCGGCACCCCGGCCATCTGGGCCTACCTGCGGCAGCGGATCGACCAGTTGATGCGCGACGGCCTCGCCGCCGACCTGGCCTCGCTGGCCGACGAGGTGGCGATCGCCGATCCGACCCGGCTGGGCCGGGTCACCGCCCGCACGCTGGTGATCGGCAGCGCCGGCGACGAGTTGCACCCGGTCGCGGTCGCCGAGCGGCTCGCGGCCGTGTTGCCCAATGCCACGCTGCACGTCTACGACCGGCCGGGCGTGGTCTGGACCGAGCGGTCCGATCTGCGCGCCCGGATCTCCGAGTTCCTCAACGCGCCGGAGTAG
- a CDS encoding DUF2516 family protein, which produces MPTSAPIFYDDVLNGISIFFLVLSLVLIGVAFVHCLTQRTDAFPAIGTLPKGGWLAILGICLLLSLLPFGTFSLFRLVGIGAALVYLLDVRVGLKDLTDGKGFW; this is translated from the coding sequence ATGCCCACGAGCGCGCCCATCTTCTATGACGATGTCCTCAACGGCATCAGCATTTTCTTCCTGGTTCTCTCGCTGGTGCTGATCGGCGTGGCGTTCGTGCACTGCCTCACCCAACGCACCGACGCCTTCCCAGCGATCGGCACCCTGCCCAAGGGCGGCTGGCTGGCCATCCTGGGCATCTGCCTCCTGCTGTCATTGCTCCCGTTCGGCACGTTCAGCCTGTTCCGGCTGGTCGGCATCGGCGCGGCGCTCGTCTACCTGCTCGACGTGCGTGTCGGGCTCAAAGACCTGACCGACGGCAAAGGCTTCTGGTGA